AACTATAAACAATGACCTTCGGTCAATTTATGACTCGTGGTCGAAAAGTGACCGTTGGTCACTTTTCGAAAAAAGAGCTAGCATGCGGGGTGTTAGGTGTCAAGCGGGGAGTGAGGTTTGGTCAGGAGCTCATGAACACATCAGGGCGTGTGTTCAGCATTGGTGCACGGTCTTCTCCAGAAAACCGAAACTCTGGTCATGGGTGTCGAGATAGGCGTTCAGAGCCGGTTGACCGATGAGCTGCGTTGGTGAAAGCGGTACCGGGCTGACATCGTGCCGGGACATGAGCGGGGACGAGGTGTCCCATTCACTGTTTTCGACCACTTTGTTCATGATGACGTGAGACAGGCGCATGCCCATTTCCTCAAGGGTGGTGTCGATTCGTTCGGCTTCGGCAAAGGAAAGACGGTCCGGGTTGACGACGAGATTGATTGAGCAGCGTGACGAGTCCTGAAATATGTCACGTAATTCAGAGAAGAATCTTTGTTGTTGATCGAGTTTTGTCGTGATCTTGTCGCATTCGATCTCTTTGGTGCCGAGCTGTATTTTGGTGATGATCTTTTTCTTTTCCAGAATCTCGCAGCGCAGCTTCAGGAGTTGTTCCAGCCAGACCAATGACAGGGCGGGAAGGTTGAAGAACTTGGTGGTCAGGGCTGTGGGCGGCATGTCGAATACAATGATGTCCGCGTCCTTGAACTTCTTGCGATAATGCTGGAAGGCAAGCAGCAGCGCGTATTCTTCAATACCAGGGGAGTGTTTGACCACGTTCAGGTGTTTTTCGAGATTGAAAGCGGTCTGATACGCATAGTTGTCTCGAATCTGGTTTTCTACGCCCTTGAGGTATTGCTTGATCCACTCGTCGATGTCCGCCTGAGCAACGCGCAGGTTCGGTGCGATCTCGACGGGTTTGCCGCTGAACCGAGTGTCGAAGATGTCCGCCTGGTTGTGTGCGGGGTCCAGTGAAACCAACAGGACGTTTTTTCCGGTACGCGCGAGGTGCAGGGCGGAAAGGGATGATGTGGTGGATTTGCCAACGCCGCCTTTGCCTGCGTGGAAGTAGTATTGCTGATTTGACATGGTGGCTCCGGCTAGAAGGCGTCAAACATGGAAAAAAGGTCGGCCAGTGGATCATTGGCAGTGCAGACGCGGTTTGTCATGATGGTCAGTTCCTGTTCCATGTGGGGTAGCAGCTCAAGCGAAATATGCATGGGTGGAGCCTGCATGCCTACGAACGCGCCGAGGGTCAGCAGGCTGAATATGTTTTCCATTTCCCGTGTTTCCCACTCAAGTCGTTCCGTGGCTTTGCAACGGTGGACTTCATCCATGAAACGATAGGCATTCCTGATGGCCTCAAGGGCTTTTTTGCAGTGGTTCTTCATATTGATTTATGCGTCTGCGATCACACGAAACAAACGCATTTCCTGTGTCATCCGTTTTTTGGACGGGAAATAGTAATAGGCTGCATATAAAGAAGCCAGAAATGCCCCGGCAAAATGGAAATTGGCGACTCCGGCAATATACCCTGCGGCAGCAGCAAACGGGGCGATCAGTGCTATAGTCATGAGGTT
The genomic region above belongs to uncultured Pseudodesulfovibrio sp. and contains:
- a CDS encoding ArsA family ATPase produces the protein MSNQQYYFHAGKGGVGKSTTSSLSALHLARTGKNVLLVSLDPAHNQADIFDTRFSGKPVEIAPNLRVAQADIDEWIKQYLKGVENQIRDNYAYQTAFNLEKHLNVVKHSPGIEEYALLLAFQHYRKKFKDADIIVFDMPPTALTTKFFNLPALSLVWLEQLLKLRCEILEKKKIITKIQLGTKEIECDKITTKLDQQQRFFSELRDIFQDSSRCSINLVVNPDRLSFAEAERIDTTLEEMGMRLSHVIMNKVVENSEWDTSSPLMSRHDVSPVPLSPTQLIGQPALNAYLDTHDQSFGFLEKTVHQC